The proteins below come from a single Cricetulus griseus strain 17A/GY chromosome 6, alternate assembly CriGri-PICRH-1.0, whole genome shotgun sequence genomic window:
- the Pomt1 gene encoding protein O-mannosyl-transferase 1 isoform X3, with the protein MGSRSAGLKETLCVLRSLLFCKMLRFLKRPLVVTAHINLNLVALTGLGLLTRLWQLSYPRAVVFDEVYYGQYISFYMKRIFFLDDSGPPFGHMLLALGGYLGGFDGNFLWNRIGAEYSSNVPVWSLRLLPALAGALSVPMSYQIVLELHFSHCAAMGAALLMLIENALITQSRLMLLESLLIFFNLSAVLSYLKFFNSQKHSPFSPNWWLWLMLTGVSCSCAIGIKYMGIFTYLLVLSIAAVHAWNLIGDQTLSHGGLARITQGQPLEVAFGSQVTLRNVFGKPLPCWLHSHKNTYPMIYENGRGSSHQQQVTCYPFKDINNWWIIKDPGRHQLVVNNPPRPVRHGDIVQLVHGMTTRLLNTHDVAAPLSPHSQEVSCYIDYNISMPAQNLWRLDIVNRESSRDTWKTILSEVRFMHVNTSAILKLSGAHLPDWGFRQLEVVGEKSRGHHESMVWNVEEHRYGTSQEQKERELELHSPTQVDINRNLSFMARFSELQWKMLTLKNEDSEHKYSSTPLEWVTLDTNIAYWLHPRTSAQIHLLGNIVIWASASLATVAYTLLFFWYLLRRRRSICDLPEDTWSHWVLAGALCTGGWALNYLPFFLMERILFLYHYLPALTFQILLLPIVLQHVSDHLCRSQLQRNVFSALVVAWYSSACHVSNMLRPLTYGDTSLSPGELRALRWKDTWDILIRKY; encoded by the exons ATGGGGAGCCGTTCGGCAGGACTCAAAGAAACGCTG TGTGTCCTCCGGAGCTTGCTTTTCTGCAAAATGTTGCGATTTTTAAAGCGGCCTCTAGTGGTGACTGCTCACATTAACTTGAACTTGGTggctctgactggcctgggacTACTGACCAGACTGTGGCAGCTCTCCTACCCTCGGGCTGTAGT ttttgatgAAGTATACTATGGCCAGTACATTTCCTTTTACATGAAGCGCATATTCTTTCTGGATGACAGTGGACCACCGTTTGGCCACATGCTATTGGCCTTAGGAG gTTATTTAGGAGGATTCGACGGTAACTTTTTATGGAACCGAATTGGAGCAG AATACAGCAGCAACGTGCCAGTGTGGTCCTTGCGCCTGCTGCCAGCCCTTGCGGGGGCTCTGTCAGTACCCATGTCCTACCAGATCGTGTTGGAGCTCCACTTTTCCCACTGTGCTGCCATGGGAGCCGCCCTGCTAATGCTCATTG AAAATGCCCTGATCACTCAGTCCAGGCTCATGCTGTTGGAATCCTTACTGATATTCTTTAACCTCTCAGCTGTGCTGTCCTATCTGAAGTTCTTCAACTCCCAAAAACACAG CCCTTTCTCACCGAACTGGTGGCTGTGGCTAATGCTGACCGGGGTCTCTTGTTCCTGCGCCATTGG tATCAAATACATGGGAATTTTTACCTACTTGCTAGTGCTCAGCATTGCAGCTGTCCATGCCTGGAACCTGATCGGAGATCAGACCTTGTCACAT GGAGGGCTAGCCCGCATCACCCAGGGCCAGCCCCTGGAGGTGGCCTTTGGTTCCCAGGTCACTCTGAGGAACGTCTTCGGCAAACCCTTGCCTTGCTGGCTTCATTCCCACAAGAACACCTACCCTATGAT ATATGAGAACGGCCGTGGCAGCTCCCACCAGCAGCAGGTGACCTGTTACCCCTTCAAAGACATCAATAACTGGTGGATCATAAAGGACCCTGGGAG ACATCAGCTGGTGGTAAACAACCCTCCCAGGCCTGTACGCCATGGAGACATTGTACAGCTTGTTCACGGCATGACCACCCGCCTCCTTAACAC GCATGATGTTGCAGCCCCACTGAGTCCTCACTCTCAAGAAGTCTCCTGTTACATCGACTATAACATCTCCATGCCTGCTCAGAACCTCTGGAGGCTG GACATTGTGAACAGAGAGTCCAGCCGGGATACCTGGAAGACCATCTTGTCGGAAGTGCGCTTCATGCATGTGAACACGTCTGCCATCTTGAAG CTGAGCGGGGCTCACCTCCCTGACTGGGGATTTCGGCAGTTGGAGGTGGTTGGGGAGAAGTCACGAGGCCACCACGAGAGCATGGTGTGGAATGTGGAGGAACACCGGTATGGCACAA GCCaagagcagaaggagagggagctggagctGCATTCACCTACTCAGGTTGATATTAACAGGAACCTCAGCTTCATGGCCAGATTCTCGGAACTACAG TGGAAGATGCTGACACTGAAGAATGAGGATTCTGAACACAAGTACAGCTCCACCCCGCTGGAGTGGGTCACCCTGGACACCAACATCGCCTACTGGCTACATCCCAGGACCAGT GCTCAGATCCACTTGCTTGGAAACATCGTGATCTGGGCTTCAGCTAGCCTTGCCACAGTGGCCTACACCCTACTCTTCTTCTGGTACCTGCTCCGCCGACGAAGGAGCATCTGTGACCTCCCTGAGG ACACCTGGTCCCACTGGGTGCTGGCTGGAGCCCTATGTACTGGCGGCTGGGCGCTCAACTACCTGCCCTTCTTCCTGATGGAGAGGATTCTCTTCCTTTACCACTACCTGCCGGCACTCACCTTCCAGATCCTGCTGCTGCCAATTGTCCTGCAGCATGTCAGCGACCACCTGTGCAG GTCCCAGCTGCAGAGGAATGTCTTCAGTGCCCTGGTTGTAGCCTGGTATTCCTCTGCATGCCATGTGTCCAACATGCTGCGTCCACTAACTTATGGGGACACGTCACTCTCACCAGGAGAACTTCGGGCCCTTCGCTGGAAAGACACCTGGGACATTCTGATCAGGAAGTACTAG
- the Pomt1 gene encoding protein O-mannosyl-transferase 1 isoform X2, which produces MGSRSAGLKETLCVLRSLLFCKMLRFLKRPLVVTAHINLNLVALTGLGLLTRLWQLSYPRAVVFDEVYYGQYISFYMKRIFFLDDSGPPFGHMLLALGGYLGGFDGNFLWNRIGAEYSSNVPVWSLRLLPALAGALSVPMSYQIVLELHFSHCAAMGAALLMLIENALITQSRLMLLESLLIFFNLSAVLSYLKFFNSQKHSPFSPNWWLWLMLTGVSCSCAIGIKYMGIFTYLLVLSIAAVHAWNLIGDQTLSHMRVFGHLIARAVALLIIPVFLYLLFFYIHLMLLYRSGPHDQIMSSAFQASLEGGLARITQGQPLEVAFGSQVTLRNVFGKPLPCWLHSHKNTYPMIYENGRGSSHQQQVTCYPFKDINNWWIIKDPGRHQLVVNNPPRPVRHGDIVQLVHGMTTRLLNTHDVAAPLSPHSQEVSCYIDYNISMPAQNLWRLDIVNRESSRDTWKTILSEVRFMHVNTSAILKLSGAHLPDWGFRQLEVVGEKSRGHHESMVWNVEEHRYGTSQEQKERELELHSPTQVDINRNLSFMARFSELQWKMLTLKNEDSEHKYSSTPLEWVTLDTNIAYWLHPRTSAQIHLLGNIVIWASASLATVAYTLLFFWYLLRRRRSICDLPEDTWSHWVLAGALCTGGWALNYLPFFLMERILFLYHYLPALTFQILLLPIVLQHVSDHLCRSQLQRNVFSALVVAWYSSACHVSNMLRPLTYGDTSLSPGELRALRWKDTWDILIRKY; this is translated from the exons ATGGGGAGCCGTTCGGCAGGACTCAAAGAAACGCTG TGTGTCCTCCGGAGCTTGCTTTTCTGCAAAATGTTGCGATTTTTAAAGCGGCCTCTAGTGGTGACTGCTCACATTAACTTGAACTTGGTggctctgactggcctgggacTACTGACCAGACTGTGGCAGCTCTCCTACCCTCGGGCTGTAGT ttttgatgAAGTATACTATGGCCAGTACATTTCCTTTTACATGAAGCGCATATTCTTTCTGGATGACAGTGGACCACCGTTTGGCCACATGCTATTGGCCTTAGGAG gTTATTTAGGAGGATTCGACGGTAACTTTTTATGGAACCGAATTGGAGCAG AATACAGCAGCAACGTGCCAGTGTGGTCCTTGCGCCTGCTGCCAGCCCTTGCGGGGGCTCTGTCAGTACCCATGTCCTACCAGATCGTGTTGGAGCTCCACTTTTCCCACTGTGCTGCCATGGGAGCCGCCCTGCTAATGCTCATTG AAAATGCCCTGATCACTCAGTCCAGGCTCATGCTGTTGGAATCCTTACTGATATTCTTTAACCTCTCAGCTGTGCTGTCCTATCTGAAGTTCTTCAACTCCCAAAAACACAG CCCTTTCTCACCGAACTGGTGGCTGTGGCTAATGCTGACCGGGGTCTCTTGTTCCTGCGCCATTGG tATCAAATACATGGGAATTTTTACCTACTTGCTAGTGCTCAGCATTGCAGCTGTCCATGCCTGGAACCTGATCGGAGATCAGACCTTGTCACAT ATGCGCGTGTTTGGTCACTTGATCGCCAGAGCAGTGGCCCTACTGATCATCCCGGTTTTCCTGTACTTACTATTCTTCTATATCCACCTAATGCTGCTCTATCGCTCTGGGCCCCATGACCAAATCATGTCCAGCGCTTTCCAAGCCAGCTTGGAG GGAGGGCTAGCCCGCATCACCCAGGGCCAGCCCCTGGAGGTGGCCTTTGGTTCCCAGGTCACTCTGAGGAACGTCTTCGGCAAACCCTTGCCTTGCTGGCTTCATTCCCACAAGAACACCTACCCTATGAT ATATGAGAACGGCCGTGGCAGCTCCCACCAGCAGCAGGTGACCTGTTACCCCTTCAAAGACATCAATAACTGGTGGATCATAAAGGACCCTGGGAG ACATCAGCTGGTGGTAAACAACCCTCCCAGGCCTGTACGCCATGGAGACATTGTACAGCTTGTTCACGGCATGACCACCCGCCTCCTTAACAC GCATGATGTTGCAGCCCCACTGAGTCCTCACTCTCAAGAAGTCTCCTGTTACATCGACTATAACATCTCCATGCCTGCTCAGAACCTCTGGAGGCTG GACATTGTGAACAGAGAGTCCAGCCGGGATACCTGGAAGACCATCTTGTCGGAAGTGCGCTTCATGCATGTGAACACGTCTGCCATCTTGAAG CTGAGCGGGGCTCACCTCCCTGACTGGGGATTTCGGCAGTTGGAGGTGGTTGGGGAGAAGTCACGAGGCCACCACGAGAGCATGGTGTGGAATGTGGAGGAACACCGGTATGGCACAA GCCaagagcagaaggagagggagctggagctGCATTCACCTACTCAGGTTGATATTAACAGGAACCTCAGCTTCATGGCCAGATTCTCGGAACTACAG TGGAAGATGCTGACACTGAAGAATGAGGATTCTGAACACAAGTACAGCTCCACCCCGCTGGAGTGGGTCACCCTGGACACCAACATCGCCTACTGGCTACATCCCAGGACCAGT GCTCAGATCCACTTGCTTGGAAACATCGTGATCTGGGCTTCAGCTAGCCTTGCCACAGTGGCCTACACCCTACTCTTCTTCTGGTACCTGCTCCGCCGACGAAGGAGCATCTGTGACCTCCCTGAGG ACACCTGGTCCCACTGGGTGCTGGCTGGAGCCCTATGTACTGGCGGCTGGGCGCTCAACTACCTGCCCTTCTTCCTGATGGAGAGGATTCTCTTCCTTTACCACTACCTGCCGGCACTCACCTTCCAGATCCTGCTGCTGCCAATTGTCCTGCAGCATGTCAGCGACCACCTGTGCAG GTCCCAGCTGCAGAGGAATGTCTTCAGTGCCCTGGTTGTAGCCTGGTATTCCTCTGCATGCCATGTGTCCAACATGCTGCGTCCACTAACTTATGGGGACACGTCACTCTCACCAGGAGAACTTCGGGCCCTTCGCTGGAAAGACACCTGGGACATTCTGATCAGGAAGTACTAG
- the Pomt1 gene encoding protein O-mannosyl-transferase 1 isoform X4 — protein sequence MKRIFFLDDSGPPFGHMLLALGGYLGGFDGNFLWNRIGAEYSSNVPVWSLRLLPALAGALSVPMSYQIVLELHFSHCAAMGAALLMLIENALITQSRLMLLESLLIFFNLSAVLSYLKFFNSQKHSPFSPNWWLWLMLTGVSCSCAIGIKYMGIFTYLLVLSIAAVHAWNLIGDQTLSHMRVFGHLIARAVALLIIPVFLYLLFFYIHLMLLYRSGPHDQIMSSAFQASLEGGLARITQGQPLEVAFGSQVTLRNVFGKPLPCWLHSHKNTYPMIYENGRGSSHQQQVTCYPFKDINNWWIIKDPGRHQLVVNNPPRPVRHGDIVQLVHGMTTRLLNTHDVAAPLSPHSQEVSCYIDYNISMPAQNLWRLDIVNRESSRDTWKTILSEVRFMHVNTSAILKLSGAHLPDWGFRQLEVVGEKSRGHHESMVWNVEEHRYGTSQEQKERELELHSPTQVDINRNLSFMARFSELQWKMLTLKNEDSEHKYSSTPLEWVTLDTNIAYWLHPRTSAQIHLLGNIVIWASASLATVAYTLLFFWYLLRRRRSICDLPEDTWSHWVLAGALCTGGWALNYLPFFLMERILFLYHYLPALTFQILLLPIVLQHVSDHLCRSQLQRNVFSALVVAWYSSACHVSNMLRPLTYGDTSLSPGELRALRWKDTWDILIRKY from the exons ATGAAGCGCATATTCTTTCTGGATGACAGTGGACCACCGTTTGGCCACATGCTATTGGCCTTAGGAG gTTATTTAGGAGGATTCGACGGTAACTTTTTATGGAACCGAATTGGAGCAG AATACAGCAGCAACGTGCCAGTGTGGTCCTTGCGCCTGCTGCCAGCCCTTGCGGGGGCTCTGTCAGTACCCATGTCCTACCAGATCGTGTTGGAGCTCCACTTTTCCCACTGTGCTGCCATGGGAGCCGCCCTGCTAATGCTCATTG AAAATGCCCTGATCACTCAGTCCAGGCTCATGCTGTTGGAATCCTTACTGATATTCTTTAACCTCTCAGCTGTGCTGTCCTATCTGAAGTTCTTCAACTCCCAAAAACACAG CCCTTTCTCACCGAACTGGTGGCTGTGGCTAATGCTGACCGGGGTCTCTTGTTCCTGCGCCATTGG tATCAAATACATGGGAATTTTTACCTACTTGCTAGTGCTCAGCATTGCAGCTGTCCATGCCTGGAACCTGATCGGAGATCAGACCTTGTCACAT ATGCGCGTGTTTGGTCACTTGATCGCCAGAGCAGTGGCCCTACTGATCATCCCGGTTTTCCTGTACTTACTATTCTTCTATATCCACCTAATGCTGCTCTATCGCTCTGGGCCCCATGACCAAATCATGTCCAGCGCTTTCCAAGCCAGCTTGGAG GGAGGGCTAGCCCGCATCACCCAGGGCCAGCCCCTGGAGGTGGCCTTTGGTTCCCAGGTCACTCTGAGGAACGTCTTCGGCAAACCCTTGCCTTGCTGGCTTCATTCCCACAAGAACACCTACCCTATGAT ATATGAGAACGGCCGTGGCAGCTCCCACCAGCAGCAGGTGACCTGTTACCCCTTCAAAGACATCAATAACTGGTGGATCATAAAGGACCCTGGGAG ACATCAGCTGGTGGTAAACAACCCTCCCAGGCCTGTACGCCATGGAGACATTGTACAGCTTGTTCACGGCATGACCACCCGCCTCCTTAACAC GCATGATGTTGCAGCCCCACTGAGTCCTCACTCTCAAGAAGTCTCCTGTTACATCGACTATAACATCTCCATGCCTGCTCAGAACCTCTGGAGGCTG GACATTGTGAACAGAGAGTCCAGCCGGGATACCTGGAAGACCATCTTGTCGGAAGTGCGCTTCATGCATGTGAACACGTCTGCCATCTTGAAG CTGAGCGGGGCTCACCTCCCTGACTGGGGATTTCGGCAGTTGGAGGTGGTTGGGGAGAAGTCACGAGGCCACCACGAGAGCATGGTGTGGAATGTGGAGGAACACCGGTATGGCACAA GCCaagagcagaaggagagggagctggagctGCATTCACCTACTCAGGTTGATATTAACAGGAACCTCAGCTTCATGGCCAGATTCTCGGAACTACAG TGGAAGATGCTGACACTGAAGAATGAGGATTCTGAACACAAGTACAGCTCCACCCCGCTGGAGTGGGTCACCCTGGACACCAACATCGCCTACTGGCTACATCCCAGGACCAGT GCTCAGATCCACTTGCTTGGAAACATCGTGATCTGGGCTTCAGCTAGCCTTGCCACAGTGGCCTACACCCTACTCTTCTTCTGGTACCTGCTCCGCCGACGAAGGAGCATCTGTGACCTCCCTGAGG ACACCTGGTCCCACTGGGTGCTGGCTGGAGCCCTATGTACTGGCGGCTGGGCGCTCAACTACCTGCCCTTCTTCCTGATGGAGAGGATTCTCTTCCTTTACCACTACCTGCCGGCACTCACCTTCCAGATCCTGCTGCTGCCAATTGTCCTGCAGCATGTCAGCGACCACCTGTGCAG GTCCCAGCTGCAGAGGAATGTCTTCAGTGCCCTGGTTGTAGCCTGGTATTCCTCTGCATGCCATGTGTCCAACATGCTGCGTCCACTAACTTATGGGGACACGTCACTCTCACCAGGAGAACTTCGGGCCCTTCGCTGGAAAGACACCTGGGACATTCTGATCAGGAAGTACTAG
- the Pomt1 gene encoding protein O-mannosyl-transferase 1 isoform X5 has translation MSYQIVLELHFSHCAAMGAALLMLIENALITQSRLMLLESLLIFFNLSAVLSYLKFFNSQKHSPFSPNWWLWLMLTGVSCSCAIGIKYMGIFTYLLVLSIAAVHAWNLIGDQTLSHMRVFGHLIARAVALLIIPVFLYLLFFYIHLMLLYRSGPHDQIMSSAFQASLEGGLARITQGQPLEVAFGSQVTLRNVFGKPLPCWLHSHKNTYPMIYENGRGSSHQQQVTCYPFKDINNWWIIKDPGRHQLVVNNPPRPVRHGDIVQLVHGMTTRLLNTHDVAAPLSPHSQEVSCYIDYNISMPAQNLWRLDIVNRESSRDTWKTILSEVRFMHVNTSAILKLSGAHLPDWGFRQLEVVGEKSRGHHESMVWNVEEHRYGTSQEQKERELELHSPTQVDINRNLSFMARFSELQWKMLTLKNEDSEHKYSSTPLEWVTLDTNIAYWLHPRTSAQIHLLGNIVIWASASLATVAYTLLFFWYLLRRRRSICDLPEDTWSHWVLAGALCTGGWALNYLPFFLMERILFLYHYLPALTFQILLLPIVLQHVSDHLCRSQLQRNVFSALVVAWYSSACHVSNMLRPLTYGDTSLSPGELRALRWKDTWDILIRKY, from the exons ATGTCCTACCAGATCGTGTTGGAGCTCCACTTTTCCCACTGTGCTGCCATGGGAGCCGCCCTGCTAATGCTCATTG AAAATGCCCTGATCACTCAGTCCAGGCTCATGCTGTTGGAATCCTTACTGATATTCTTTAACCTCTCAGCTGTGCTGTCCTATCTGAAGTTCTTCAACTCCCAAAAACACAG CCCTTTCTCACCGAACTGGTGGCTGTGGCTAATGCTGACCGGGGTCTCTTGTTCCTGCGCCATTGG tATCAAATACATGGGAATTTTTACCTACTTGCTAGTGCTCAGCATTGCAGCTGTCCATGCCTGGAACCTGATCGGAGATCAGACCTTGTCACAT ATGCGCGTGTTTGGTCACTTGATCGCCAGAGCAGTGGCCCTACTGATCATCCCGGTTTTCCTGTACTTACTATTCTTCTATATCCACCTAATGCTGCTCTATCGCTCTGGGCCCCATGACCAAATCATGTCCAGCGCTTTCCAAGCCAGCTTGGAG GGAGGGCTAGCCCGCATCACCCAGGGCCAGCCCCTGGAGGTGGCCTTTGGTTCCCAGGTCACTCTGAGGAACGTCTTCGGCAAACCCTTGCCTTGCTGGCTTCATTCCCACAAGAACACCTACCCTATGAT ATATGAGAACGGCCGTGGCAGCTCCCACCAGCAGCAGGTGACCTGTTACCCCTTCAAAGACATCAATAACTGGTGGATCATAAAGGACCCTGGGAG ACATCAGCTGGTGGTAAACAACCCTCCCAGGCCTGTACGCCATGGAGACATTGTACAGCTTGTTCACGGCATGACCACCCGCCTCCTTAACAC GCATGATGTTGCAGCCCCACTGAGTCCTCACTCTCAAGAAGTCTCCTGTTACATCGACTATAACATCTCCATGCCTGCTCAGAACCTCTGGAGGCTG GACATTGTGAACAGAGAGTCCAGCCGGGATACCTGGAAGACCATCTTGTCGGAAGTGCGCTTCATGCATGTGAACACGTCTGCCATCTTGAAG CTGAGCGGGGCTCACCTCCCTGACTGGGGATTTCGGCAGTTGGAGGTGGTTGGGGAGAAGTCACGAGGCCACCACGAGAGCATGGTGTGGAATGTGGAGGAACACCGGTATGGCACAA GCCaagagcagaaggagagggagctggagctGCATTCACCTACTCAGGTTGATATTAACAGGAACCTCAGCTTCATGGCCAGATTCTCGGAACTACAG TGGAAGATGCTGACACTGAAGAATGAGGATTCTGAACACAAGTACAGCTCCACCCCGCTGGAGTGGGTCACCCTGGACACCAACATCGCCTACTGGCTACATCCCAGGACCAGT GCTCAGATCCACTTGCTTGGAAACATCGTGATCTGGGCTTCAGCTAGCCTTGCCACAGTGGCCTACACCCTACTCTTCTTCTGGTACCTGCTCCGCCGACGAAGGAGCATCTGTGACCTCCCTGAGG ACACCTGGTCCCACTGGGTGCTGGCTGGAGCCCTATGTACTGGCGGCTGGGCGCTCAACTACCTGCCCTTCTTCCTGATGGAGAGGATTCTCTTCCTTTACCACTACCTGCCGGCACTCACCTTCCAGATCCTGCTGCTGCCAATTGTCCTGCAGCATGTCAGCGACCACCTGTGCAG GTCCCAGCTGCAGAGGAATGTCTTCAGTGCCCTGGTTGTAGCCTGGTATTCCTCTGCATGCCATGTGTCCAACATGCTGCGTCCACTAACTTATGGGGACACGTCACTCTCACCAGGAGAACTTCGGGCCCTTCGCTGGAAAGACACCTGGGACATTCTGATCAGGAAGTACTAG
- the Uck1 gene encoding uridine-cytidine kinase 1 isoform X4, with translation MASAGGSGCESAAPEADRPQPRPFLIGVSGGTASGKSTVCEKIMELLGQNEVDRRQRKLVILSQDCFYKVLTTEQKAKALKGQYNFDHPDAFDNDLMHKTLKNIVEGKTVEVPTYDFVTHSRLPETTVVYPADVVLFEGILVFYTQEIRDMFHLRLFVDTDSDVRLSRRVLRDVHRGRDLEQILTQYTTFVKPAFEEFCLPTKKYADVIIPRGVDNMVAINLIVQHIQDILNGDLCKRHRGGPNGRNYKRTFPEPGDHPGVLATGKRSHLESSSRPH, from the exons ATGGCTTCGGCGGGAGGCAGCGGCTGCGAGAGCGCCGCGCCCGAGGCCGATCGTCCCCAGCCGCGGCCGTTCCTCATCGGCGTGAGTGGTGGCACCGCGAGCGGCAAG TCAACAGTGTGCGAGAAGATTATGGAGCTGCTGGGACAAAACGAAGTGGATCGCCGGCAGCGCAAGTTGGTCATCCTGAGCCAGGACTGCTTCTATAAGGTTCTGACGACAGAGCAGAAGGCGAAGGCCTTGAAGGGACAGTACAATTTTGACCACCCAG ATGCTTTTGATAATGATCTGATGCACAAGACTCTGAAAAACATTGTTGAAGGCAAAACTGTCGAGGTCCCCACCTATGATTTCGTGACGCACTCAAG GTTGCCAGAGACCACGGTAGTCTACCCAGCTGATGTGGTTCTGTTCGAGGGCATCTTGGTATTCTACACTCAGGAGATCCGGGACATGTTCCACCTGCGCCTCTTTGTGGACACAGACTCTGATGTTAGGCTGTCTCGAAGAG TTCTACGGGACGTGCACCGAGGGAGGGACCTGGAGCAGATTCTGACTCAGTACACCACCTTTGTGAAGCCAGCATTTGAGGAGTTCTGCCTGCCG ACCAAGAAGTATGCTGATGTGATCATCCCCCGAGGAGTTGACAATATGG TTGCCATCAACCTGATCGTTCAGCACATCCAGGACATTCTCAATGGTGACCTGTGCAAGCGGCATAGAGGAGGGCCCAATGGGCGCAACTACAAGAGGACCTTCCCTGAGCCAGGAGATCACCCTGGGGTGTTGGCCACTGGCAAGCGCTCACACTTGGAGTCTAGCAGCAGGCCCCACTGA
- the Uck1 gene encoding uridine-cytidine kinase 1 isoform X3: MASAGGSGCESAAPEADRPQPRPFLIGVSGGTASGKSTVCEKIMELLGQNEVDRRQRKLVILSQDCFYKVLTTEQKAKALKGQYNFDHPDAFDNDLMHKTLKNIVEGKTVEVPTYDFVTHSRLPETTVVYPADVVLFEGILVFYTQEIRDMFHLRLFVDTDSDVRLSRRVLRDVHRGRDLEQILTQYTTFVKPAFEEFCLPTPSLTCVRLSPTRQCYQHPGFHPLLKSPWRGQPQETPLYLSDQEVC; this comes from the exons ATGGCTTCGGCGGGAGGCAGCGGCTGCGAGAGCGCCGCGCCCGAGGCCGATCGTCCCCAGCCGCGGCCGTTCCTCATCGGCGTGAGTGGTGGCACCGCGAGCGGCAAG TCAACAGTGTGCGAGAAGATTATGGAGCTGCTGGGACAAAACGAAGTGGATCGCCGGCAGCGCAAGTTGGTCATCCTGAGCCAGGACTGCTTCTATAAGGTTCTGACGACAGAGCAGAAGGCGAAGGCCTTGAAGGGACAGTACAATTTTGACCACCCAG ATGCTTTTGATAATGATCTGATGCACAAGACTCTGAAAAACATTGTTGAAGGCAAAACTGTCGAGGTCCCCACCTATGATTTCGTGACGCACTCAAG GTTGCCAGAGACCACGGTAGTCTACCCAGCTGATGTGGTTCTGTTCGAGGGCATCTTGGTATTCTACACTCAGGAGATCCGGGACATGTTCCACCTGCGCCTCTTTGTGGACACAGACTCTGATGTTAGGCTGTCTCGAAGAG TTCTACGGGACGTGCACCGAGGGAGGGACCTGGAGCAGATTCTGACTCAGTACACCACCTTTGTGAAGCCAGCATTTGAGGAGTTCTGCCTGCCG ACCCCATCTCTCACCTGTGTAAGGCTGTCCCCAACTCGCCAGTGCTACCAACACCCAGGCTTTCATCCCTTGCTAAAGTCACCCTGGAGGGGACAGCCTCAGGAGACTCCTCTGTATCTTTCAGACCAAGAAGTATGCTGA